A genomic region of Anas acuta chromosome 25, bAnaAcu1.1, whole genome shotgun sequence contains the following coding sequences:
- the LOC137844382 gene encoding feather keratin Cos2-3-like, translating into MSCYNQCLPCRPCGPTPLASSCNEPCVRQCQNSTVVIEPSPVVVTLPGPILSSFPQNTVVGSSTSAAVGSILSCDGVPITSGCCDLSCITSRYCGRRCLPC; encoded by the coding sequence ATGTCCTGCTACAACCAGTGCCTGCCATGCCGGCCCTGTGGCCCGACTCCactggccagcagctgcaatGAGCCCTGCGTTAGGCAGTGCCAGAACTCCACCGTCGTCATTGAGCCCTCTCCCGTGGTGgtgaccctgcccggccccatcctcagctccttcccgcaGAACACCGTTGTAGGAtcctccacctctgctgccgttggcagcatcctcagctgtgACGGAGTCCCCATCACCTCCGGGTGCTGTGACCTCTCCTGCATTACCAGCCGCTACTGTGGCAGAAGGTGCCTGCCCTGCTAA
- the LOC137844384 gene encoding feather keratin Cos2-3-like: MPLDMGQLRPTIKASPALCSLIHFSGLLLVGNQVSVNLLLPDMSCYDQCRPCQPCGPTPLASSCNEPCVRQCQNSTIVIQPSPVVVTLPGPILSSFPQNTAVGSSTSAAVGSILSCDGVPINSGCCDLSCITSRYCGSRCRPC; the protein is encoded by the exons ATGCCTCTGGACATGGGGCAGCTAAGGCCCACTATAAAagccagcccagctctgtgctctctCATCCACTTCTCTGGCCTTCTTCTTGTTGGGAACCAGGTGAGT GTGAACCTCCTGCTCCCAGACATGTCCTGCTACGACCAGTGCCGGCCATGCCAGCCCTGCGGCCCAACCCcgctggccagcagctgcaacgagccctgCGTCAGGCAGTGCCAGAACTCCACCATTGTCATCCAGCCCTCTCCCGTGGTGgtgaccctgcccggccccatcctcagctccttcccgcaGAACACGGCTGTGGGAtcctccacctctgctgccgttggcagcatcctcagctgtgACGGTGTCCCCATCAATTCTGGATGCTGTGACCTCTCCTGCATCACTAGCCGCTACTGTGGCAGCAGGTGCCGCCCCTGCTAA
- the LOC137844624 gene encoding feather keratin Cos1-2-like, whose amino-acid sequence MPLDMGQLRPTIKASPALCSLIHVSGLLLVGNQVSVNLLPPDMSCYDQCQPCQPCGPTPLASSCNEPCVRQCQNSTIVIQPSPVVVTLPGPILSSFPQNTAVGSSTSAAVGSILSCDGVPINSGCCDLSCITSRYCGSRCRPC is encoded by the exons ATGCCTCTGGACATGGGGCAGCTAAGGCCCACTATAAAagccagcccagctctgtgctctctCATCCACGTCTCTGGCCTTCTACTTGTTGGGAACCAGGTGAGT GTGAACCTCCTGCCCCCAGACATGTCCTGCTATGACCAGTGCCAGCCATGCCAGCCGTGCGGCCCAACCCcgctggccagcagctgcaatGAGCCCTGCGTCAGGCAGTGCCAGAACTCCACCATCGTCATCCAGCCCTCTCCCGTGGTGgtgaccctgcccggccccatcctcagctccttcccgcaGAACACGGCTGTGGGAtcctccacctctgctgccgttggcagcatcctcagctgtgACGGTGTCCCCATCAATTCTGGGTGCTGTGACCTCTCCTGCATTACCAGCCGCTACTGTGGCAGCAGGTGCCGTCCCTGCTAA
- the LOC137844383 gene encoding feather keratin Cos2-3-like — MSCYDQCLPCRPCGPTPLASSCNEPCVRQCQNSTVVIEPSPVVVTLPGPILSSFPQNTVVGSSTSAAVGSILSCDGVPITSGCCDLSCITSRYCGRRCLPC, encoded by the coding sequence ATGTCCTGCTACGACCAGTGCCTGCCATGCCGGCCCTGTGGCCCAACCCcgctggccagcagctgcaatGAGCCCTGCGTTAGGCAGTGCCAGAACTCCACCGTTGTCATTGAGCCCTCTCCCGTGGTGgtgaccctgcccggccccatcctcagctccttcccgcaGAACACCGTTGTGGGAtcctccacctctgctgccgttggcagcatcctcagctgtgACGGAGTCCCCATCACCTCCGGGTGCTGTGACCTCTCCTGCATTACCAGCCGCTACTGTGGCAGAAGGTGCCTGCCCTGCTAA
- the LOC137844386 gene encoding feather keratin Cos1-2-like produces MPLDMGQLRPTIKASPAPCSIIHVSGLLLVGNQVSVNLLPPDMSCYDQCRPCQPCGPTPLASSCNEPCVRQCQNSTIVIQPSPVVVTLPGPILSSFPQNTAVGSSTSAAVGSILSCDGVPINSGSCDLSCITSRYCGSRCRPC; encoded by the exons ATGCCTCTGGACATGGGGCAGCTAAGGCCCACTATAAAAGCCAGCCCAGCTCCGTGCTCAATCATCCACGTCTCTGGCCTTCTTCTTGTTGGGAACCAGGTGAGT GTGAACCTCCTGCCCCCAGACATGTCCTGCTACGACCAGTGCCGGCCATGCCAGCCCTGCGGCCCAACCCCactggccagcagctgcaatGAGCCCTGCGTCAGGCAGTGCCAGAACTCCACCATCGTCATCCAGCCCTCTCCCGTGGTGgtgaccctgcccggccccatcctcagctccttcccgcaGAACACGGCTGTGGGAtcctccacctctgctgccgttggcagcatcctcagctgtgACGGTGTCCCCATCAACTCTGGGAGCTGTGATCTCTCCTGCATCACTAGCCGCTACTGTGGCAGCAGGTGCCGCCCCTGCTAA